In the genome of Hyphobacterium sp. CCMP332, one region contains:
- a CDS encoding type I restriction enzyme HsdR N-terminal domain-containing protein, with amino-acid sequence MQYLNLPAFSHKIKESEGKKYIFDAVRKKYVFLSPEEWVRQHLMHYLMMHVQIPKSLIRIESSLSYNKLQKRSDLQVYNRDGQIFLLAECKSPEINLNEKTVKQVCLYNETIKAPYLLITNGIDLFCWSSQKDDIEFLEKVPSLPD; translated from the coding sequence GTGCAATATCTGAATTTACCTGCATTTTCACATAAGATCAAAGAGAGCGAAGGCAAGAAATATATTTTTGATGCCGTTCGAAAAAAATATGTTTTTCTCAGTCCCGAAGAATGGGTTCGTCAACATCTGATGCATTATTTGATGATGCACGTTCAAATTCCAAAATCACTCATCCGCATAGAGAGCAGCCTTAGCTATAATAAACTGCAAAAAAGAAGTGACCTCCAGGTCTACAACCGAGACGGACAAATTTTTTTATTGGCCGAATGCAAATCGCCCGAAATAAATCTCAATGAAAAAACGGTAAAACAAGTTTGTCTTTACAATGAAACCATAAAGGCACCCTATCTGCTAATTACAAATGGAATTGACCTTTTTTGCTGGTCTTCGCAAAAAGATGATATAGAATTTTTAGAAAAAGTACCTTCTTTGCCCGACTAA
- the trxA gene encoding thioredoxin, giving the protein MGKTVEITDSNFEEVINSDKPVLVDFWAEWCGPCKMIGPIVEEMAGDYDGKAVIGKVNVDTNPGVSAKFGIRSIPTLLVFKNGEVVDKQVGAVPKNILSKKLDAQLA; this is encoded by the coding sequence ATGGGAAAGACAGTAGAAATAACCGATTCCAATTTTGAAGAAGTCATAAACTCCGACAAGCCTGTACTTGTTGATTTCTGGGCTGAATGGTGTGGGCCTTGTAAAATGATTGGACCAATCGTTGAAGAAATGGCCGGAGATTACGATGGCAAAGCCGTAATCGGAAAAGTAAACGTTGATACGAATCCCGGAGTTTCTGCAAAATTTGGAATCAGAAGTATCCCAACTCTTTTAGTATTTAAAAACGGAGAGGTTGTGGATAAGCAGGTAGGCGCAGTTCCTAAAAATATTTTATCCAAAAAATTAGATGCTCAACTGGCTTAA
- a CDS encoding TerB family tellurite resistance protein — protein sequence MSTGKSKLIEALASLAYSIAKADGDIQSSEKRLFKRILRKEFKEDAWIAEQRFDILDSAITPTIDKAYTNALNAIKDNTELFDEKMSKKFLNVVESIADAFEGTEDMEEKLLKKMRKDFETIQKSNAGA from the coding sequence ATGAGTACAGGTAAATCAAAATTAATAGAAGCATTGGCTTCCTTAGCTTACAGTATTGCTAAGGCAGATGGAGATATCCAAAGTTCAGAAAAACGTCTATTCAAAAGAATCCTTAGAAAAGAATTCAAAGAAGATGCATGGATTGCAGAGCAGCGTTTTGATATTTTGGATTCTGCCATAACACCTACCATTGACAAAGCCTATACGAATGCCTTAAATGCCATCAAGGACAATACAGAACTCTTTGATGAGAAAATGAGCAAGAAATTTCTTAACGTGGTAGAAAGCATTGCGGATGCCTTTGAAGGCACTGAGGATATGGAAGAAAAGCTTCTAAAAAAAATGCGAAAGGATTTTGAGACAATTCAAAAATCCAATGCCGGCGCCTAA
- the dnaE gene encoding DNA polymerase III subunit alpha produces MYIIFDTETTGLPKNYNAPLSDFDNWPRLVQMAWQLHDFSGGLISQGNCIVKPDGFTIPYNSEKIHGISTERALKDGDELNSVLDQFSDELKKAEFVIGHNIEFDINIVGAEYLRTEQRNLLENVKIVDTKDIGTDFCKIPGGRGGGFKWPTLTELHEKLFGEGFGDAHDAAFDVDATAKCFFGLLDLNIIPLLKEQQKEFKKYQSPNLEEANFAKSKKQKDPSLIVDTADAKKIDSTFIHLHNHSQFSILQAVSRIDRIIKKAKSDNMDAVALTDLGNMFGAFSFVRAAKREGIKAILGCEVYLTEDRHIRQFTKDNPDKRYQVPLIAKNKNGYQNLAKISSFGYKDGFYFGVPRVDKELISQYKDDLIAFTGGLKGEIPELILNVGETQAEEALQWWLETFGDDFYLELNRHGLEEENRVNEVLLGFAEKYNIKVFAGNDIYYLDKTDANAHDVLLCIKEGELQSTPIGKGRGFRYGFPNEEYYFKSQDEMKAIFADLPNAIQTTKEISDKIESYELERDVLLPKFEIPDEFKDPEDLKDGGNRGENAYLKHLTFEGAKKRYPEINTEIKERLDFELSIIEKTGYPGYFLIVQDFTNQARKMGVSVGPGRGSAAGSAVAYCTGITNVDPIKYDLLFERFLNPDRISLPDIDIDFDDEGRSKIIDWVVNKYGKDQVAQIITYGTMAAKSSVRDTARVLNLPLSEADQVAKKVPDISLNKLFNLDKKSLAERLRSDQLMLAEQLKALAKGNDLAAETINQAIILEGSVRNTGTHACGVIITPEDITNFIPVAVSKDADLLVTQFDNSVVESAGMLKMDFLGLKTLTIIKEAIRIIKERHGIEIDPDEIPLDDEKTYELYQKGLTNGTFQFESPGMQKHLKDLKPDKFQDLIAMNALYRPGPMEYIPNFIKRKLGIEEIQYDLPDMEEYLAETYGITVYQEQVMLLSQKLAGFSKGEADLLRKAMGKKKKEIIDELKPKFLEGCEKNGHDKEIAEKVWKDWEAFAAYAFNKSHSTCYSVVAFHTSYLKANYPAEYMSAVLTHNMNDIKKVTFFMDECKHLGIKVLGPDVNESGQYFNVNDEGQIRFGLGAIKGTGDAAVECIINERQENGAFTDIFDLSSRLNSRQVNKKTYEALAMAGAFDNLGNYHRRQYLEAAENDENLIEKAIKYGQRISAERNSSQASLFGAGGDETEMPKPRIEDLEPFGEIEKLNIEKEVVGFYISGHPLDEFKVELEHICSHNIENIPRQAANDIRLGGMVTAVRTGQTKKGTPFAVMTLEDMSGAIEIFRMGDDYVNMANYFKPGTFLYTKGKMDLRWSKKQQLRNEPKAPIEESDWEFQPFEMSLLSEVRQNQAKKIELYLHSAVIDHSMVDEIDKVVSGNSGKCTLKMFVRDPLEKIEIEFLSRKYTVDPNDELFSQLDKIEGLSYKLLI; encoded by the coding sequence ATGTATATCATATTCGATACAGAAACGACAGGATTACCAAAAAACTACAATGCTCCGCTAAGCGACTTCGACAACTGGCCCAGACTGGTACAAATGGCCTGGCAACTGCACGATTTCAGTGGAGGCCTGATAAGTCAGGGCAATTGCATTGTAAAACCTGATGGCTTTACAATTCCCTATAATTCTGAAAAAATACACGGCATATCTACTGAGCGTGCATTAAAAGATGGTGATGAACTCAATTCTGTTCTCGATCAATTTTCAGATGAGTTAAAAAAAGCAGAATTTGTCATTGGCCACAATATAGAATTCGATATCAACATTGTCGGGGCGGAATATCTTAGAACAGAGCAAAGAAATCTTTTAGAAAATGTCAAAATCGTCGACACTAAGGATATTGGTACTGATTTTTGCAAAATTCCCGGCGGCAGAGGGGGAGGCTTCAAATGGCCTACTTTGACCGAACTTCACGAGAAACTTTTTGGTGAGGGGTTTGGTGATGCCCACGATGCAGCTTTCGATGTTGATGCCACTGCCAAATGTTTTTTTGGTCTGCTTGATCTCAACATCATTCCGCTTTTAAAAGAGCAACAAAAAGAATTTAAAAAGTATCAGTCGCCGAATCTCGAAGAAGCAAATTTTGCAAAATCCAAAAAGCAAAAAGACCCTTCTCTGATCGTAGATACTGCAGATGCAAAAAAGATAGATTCTACATTTATCCATCTGCATAACCATTCGCAATTCTCAATTCTTCAGGCAGTTTCGAGAATTGATAGAATTATAAAAAAGGCTAAATCCGATAATATGGATGCGGTCGCACTGACCGATCTCGGCAATATGTTTGGTGCTTTTTCATTTGTGAGAGCGGCCAAAAGAGAAGGTATTAAAGCCATACTCGGTTGTGAGGTTTACCTTACCGAGGACCGTCACATCCGGCAATTTACAAAAGACAATCCGGATAAAAGATACCAGGTTCCACTTATTGCAAAAAACAAAAACGGTTATCAAAATCTCGCCAAAATTTCTTCCTTCGGCTATAAAGACGGATTTTATTTTGGCGTGCCCAGGGTTGATAAAGAGCTGATATCCCAATACAAGGATGACCTCATCGCTTTCACCGGTGGATTGAAAGGTGAAATTCCGGAGCTGATCTTAAATGTAGGTGAAACCCAGGCAGAAGAAGCTCTGCAGTGGTGGCTAGAAACGTTTGGCGATGATTTCTATCTGGAGCTCAACCGGCATGGACTGGAAGAGGAAAACAGGGTCAATGAAGTACTTTTGGGCTTTGCAGAAAAATACAATATCAAAGTCTTTGCGGGCAATGACATATACTATCTGGATAAAACAGATGCCAATGCGCATGACGTTTTGCTTTGCATCAAAGAGGGCGAATTGCAAAGCACGCCCATAGGAAAAGGCCGTGGTTTCAGATACGGTTTTCCCAACGAAGAATATTATTTCAAATCGCAGGATGAAATGAAGGCTATTTTTGCAGATCTCCCTAATGCCATCCAAACCACAAAGGAAATCTCCGACAAAATTGAGTCCTATGAACTGGAAAGAGATGTGCTACTGCCAAAATTTGAGATTCCAGACGAATTCAAAGATCCTGAGGATTTAAAAGACGGAGGCAACCGGGGAGAAAATGCCTACCTCAAACATTTGACCTTTGAAGGAGCGAAAAAAAGGTATCCGGAAATCAACACTGAAATAAAGGAGCGTCTGGATTTTGAGCTTTCCATCATTGAAAAAACAGGATATCCCGGATATTTCCTCATTGTTCAGGATTTTACAAATCAGGCGCGCAAAATGGGTGTTTCTGTGGGCCCCGGAAGGGGTTCTGCAGCCGGTTCTGCCGTGGCTTATTGCACCGGTATTACCAATGTAGATCCCATTAAGTACGATCTGCTTTTTGAGCGATTTCTCAATCCGGACCGTATCTCACTGCCCGATATTGATATAGATTTTGACGATGAGGGCAGAAGCAAAATTATCGATTGGGTTGTCAATAAATACGGAAAAGACCAGGTGGCTCAGATCATCACCTATGGAACAATGGCCGCAAAATCCTCGGTCAGGGACACCGCCCGTGTATTGAATCTCCCTCTTTCCGAAGCCGACCAGGTGGCCAAAAAGGTGCCCGATATTTCGCTGAATAAATTATTTAACCTCGATAAAAAATCGTTAGCAGAACGTCTGCGTAGCGATCAGCTAATGCTGGCCGAACAGCTAAAGGCGTTGGCCAAGGGCAATGACCTGGCAGCCGAAACCATTAATCAAGCCATAATACTTGAGGGTTCGGTAAGAAATACCGGAACACATGCCTGTGGCGTGATTATAACACCCGAAGACATCACGAATTTCATTCCTGTGGCGGTTTCAAAAGATGCTGACCTCCTGGTGACGCAATTTGACAACTCAGTCGTGGAATCGGCCGGAATGCTCAAAATGGATTTCCTCGGTTTAAAAACGCTGACCATTATTAAGGAAGCCATTCGGATAATCAAGGAAAGACATGGCATAGAAATCGATCCCGATGAAATTCCACTGGATGATGAAAAAACCTATGAGCTTTATCAAAAGGGTTTGACCAATGGGACCTTTCAGTTTGAAAGTCCGGGAATGCAGAAACACCTGAAGGATTTGAAACCCGATAAATTTCAGGATCTGATTGCAATGAATGCTCTTTACCGGCCAGGTCCAATGGAATATATCCCCAATTTCATCAAAAGGAAACTCGGTATTGAAGAGATACAATACGACCTTCCTGATATGGAGGAATATTTGGCCGAAACCTATGGAATTACAGTTTATCAGGAGCAGGTCATGCTTTTATCTCAGAAACTCGCCGGATTCTCCAAGGGCGAGGCCGATCTTCTCCGAAAAGCTATGGGTAAGAAGAAAAAGGAGATCATCGATGAGCTCAAACCCAAATTTCTCGAAGGCTGTGAAAAAAATGGCCACGATAAAGAGATTGCAGAAAAAGTCTGGAAAGACTGGGAAGCGTTCGCGGCCTATGCCTTTAACAAATCGCATTCAACCTGTTATTCCGTCGTTGCATTTCACACGTCCTATCTAAAAGCCAATTACCCTGCCGAATATATGTCGGCGGTGCTGACCCACAATATGAATGACATCAAAAAGGTGACATTCTTTATGGATGAATGCAAACATTTGGGCATTAAGGTTTTGGGTCCGGATGTCAATGAAAGCGGTCAGTATTTTAATGTAAATGATGAAGGACAGATTCGATTTGGCCTTGGCGCGATAAAGGGAACCGGCGATGCAGCCGTAGAATGTATTATTAATGAAAGACAGGAAAACGGAGCATTTACTGATATTTTTGATCTTTCCAGCCGTCTGAATTCAAGACAGGTCAATAAAAAAACTTATGAGGCTCTGGCAATGGCCGGCGCTTTCGACAATCTTGGGAATTATCACCGGCGACAATACCTGGAAGCCGCGGAAAACGATGAAAATCTCATAGAAAAGGCAATCAAATACGGACAGCGGATCAGCGCAGAAAGAAATTCTTCGCAGGCATCGTTATTTGGTGCCGGAGGAGATGAAACTGAAATGCCCAAACCGCGGATCGAAGACCTGGAACCCTTTGGAGAAATAGAAAAACTCAACATCGAAAAAGAAGTGGTCGGCTTTTATATTTCCGGACATCCACTGGATGAATTCAAAGTAGAGCTGGAACATATTTGCTCTCATAACATTGAAAATATTCCAAGACAAGCCGCCAATGATATTCGACTTGGAGGCATGGTTACCGCGGTTCGTACCGGACAAACCAAAAAAGGAACGCCATTCGCTGTAATGACTCTCGAAGACATGAGCGGGGCCATAGAAATTTTCAGAATGGGCGATGATTATGTCAATATGGCAAATTATTTTAAACCCGGTACTTTCCTCTATACAAAGGGCAAAATGGATCTGCGCTGGTCCAAAAAACAGCAACTGAGAAATGAGCCCAAAGCACCTATTGAAGAATCGGATTGGGAGTTTCAACCCTTTGAAATGTCACTCTTGTCAGAAGTAAGACAGAATCAGGCGAAGAAAATTGAACTCTATTTACATTCAGCCGTTATTGATCACAGTATGGTAGATGAAATTGATAAAGTGGTATCCGGCAACTCGGGTAAATGCACTTTGAAAATGTTTGTCAGAGATCCATTGGAAAAAATAGAAATTGAATTTTTATCGAGGAAATATACGGTTGATCCAAATGATGAATTATTTTCACAACTCGACAAAATAGAGGGTCTGTCGTATAAATTACTCATTTAA
- a CDS encoding transposase — MAGDRYFIQGQNDIYFLTFTVVHWVDLFSRKNYRQIIVDSLNYCVINKGLKVYAWVIMTNHLHLVCKVEAPNRISDFLRDFKKFTSKAIMKEMDEIYESRREWIKRIFAFEAKRVGRAKNYKIWKDDNHAIGMHDIDIWNKIDYIHNNPVVDEIVDSPGEYIYSSARDYCSKKRIS; from the coding sequence ATGGCAGGAGATCGGTATTTTATTCAAGGACAAAATGATATTTATTTCCTAACCTTCACTGTTGTTCATTGGGTGGATTTGTTTTCAAGAAAGAATTATCGGCAAATAATTGTTGATTCATTGAATTACTGCGTCATTAATAAAGGTCTAAAAGTCTATGCCTGGGTTATAATGACTAATCATTTACACCTGGTTTGCAAAGTTGAAGCGCCAAATAGAATTTCAGATTTTTTAAGAGATTTTAAAAAATTTACTTCCAAAGCAATTATGAAAGAAATGGATGAGATCTATGAAAGCAGAAGAGAATGGATAAAGCGAATTTTTGCCTTTGAAGCAAAACGGGTCGGGCGAGCCAAAAACTACAAAATCTGGAAAGACGATAATCACGCAATTGGGATGCATGATATAGATATCTGGAATAAGATCGATTATATTCACAATAATCCTGTAGTCGATGAGATTGTTGATTCACCGGGCGAATATATTTATAGTAGTGCAAGAGATTATTGCAGCAAAAAAAGGATTAGTTGA
- a CDS encoding DUF1573 domain-containing protein encodes MNKYLALAILFISTYSMVSAQGKFDFDKIEHDFGEVSEGNIASHEFTFTNKGSAPIIIQNVRASCGCTTPYWTREPVLPGQEGKIKASYNSKGRPGVFNKTITITSNADEPSKRLTIKGNVIRKPAQPKYSPEELAASPVIGFDNNFFNLGKVEVGQSVVKKLIIENSGKSELKLKDLQSSCNCVTVLSAPESIKPGETAEMEVNITPRVKTKRDEKIYIFSNDLNKPKTELTFTIEVVEDLTGTSIMQKPDNSNPFK; translated from the coding sequence ATGAACAAATATTTAGCCTTAGCGATACTATTTATTTCTACTTATTCAATGGTTTCAGCACAAGGAAAGTTTGATTTCGATAAAATAGAACATGACTTTGGCGAAGTTTCCGAAGGCAATATCGCAAGTCATGAATTTACTTTTACCAATAAAGGCAGCGCCCCGATTATTATTCAAAACGTTAGGGCATCCTGTGGTTGTACCACGCCTTATTGGACACGTGAACCTGTTCTTCCAGGACAGGAAGGAAAAATAAAAGCTTCTTATAATTCCAAAGGAAGACCGGGAGTTTTTAATAAGACAATTACTATTACATCAAATGCTGATGAGCCTTCAAAACGCTTAACCATCAAAGGCAATGTTATTCGAAAGCCGGCGCAACCAAAATACAGCCCCGAAGAATTGGCGGCAAGTCCTGTCATCGGATTTGACAACAATTTTTTTAATCTCGGCAAGGTGGAAGTGGGCCAAAGTGTCGTTAAAAAGCTGATAATCGAAAACAGTGGAAAAAGCGAACTGAAATTAAAAGACCTTCAAAGTTCATGCAATTGCGTGACTGTGTTAAGTGCGCCTGAATCTATTAAACCGGGCGAAACAGCTGAGATGGAAGTCAACATCACTCCGCGTGTCAAAACCAAGCGCGATGAAAAAATTTATATTTTTTCCAATGATTTGAACAAACCAAAAACTGAGTTGACTTTTACAATTGAGGTTGTAGAAGATCTCACGGGGACGAGTATTATGCAAAAACCTGATAACTCGAATCCATTTAAATAA
- the ald gene encoding alanine dehydrogenase, which yields MIIGVPKEIKNNENRIALTPSGASVLVKNNHEVYIQKDGGLGSGFTDEQYTEVGAKILPTIKDVYAKAEMIIKVKEPIEEEYNLIREGQLLFTYFHFASYEPLTKAMVKSKSVCLAYETVEKSDKSLPLLVPMSEVAGRMSVQQGAKWLEKPMKGRGILLGGVPGVRPAKVMVIGGGIVGTEAAKMAAGLGADVTIMDLSLPRLRYLSEIMPANVNTFMSSQHNIKELLPTHDLVIGAVLVHGAKAPKLITRDMLKLMNPGSVLVDVAIDQGGCFETSKPTTHQDPVYMVDDIVHYCVANMPGAVPYTSTLALTNATLPYALQLANKGWKKACQDNRELALGLNVINGDIVYESVADAFGMPFTPVEKYID from the coding sequence ATGATTATCGGCGTTCCCAAGGAAATAAAAAACAATGAAAACCGAATCGCATTAACGCCTAGTGGTGCTTCGGTATTGGTAAAAAACAATCACGAAGTATATATTCAAAAAGACGGAGGCCTTGGTAGCGGATTTACCGATGAGCAGTACACGGAGGTTGGCGCAAAAATTCTGCCCACAATAAAAGATGTATATGCAAAAGCAGAAATGATAATTAAAGTAAAGGAACCAATCGAAGAGGAATACAATCTTATTCGCGAAGGTCAACTGCTTTTTACTTATTTTCATTTTGCCTCATATGAGCCATTGACCAAAGCAATGGTTAAAAGCAAGTCTGTTTGTCTTGCTTATGAAACCGTTGAAAAATCGGATAAAAGTTTACCCCTATTGGTACCAATGTCTGAGGTAGCCGGAAGAATGTCGGTACAGCAAGGTGCAAAATGGCTTGAAAAACCCATGAAAGGCCGTGGCATATTATTGGGAGGAGTCCCGGGCGTAAGACCGGCTAAAGTTATGGTAATTGGTGGTGGAATTGTTGGGACAGAGGCGGCAAAAATGGCTGCGGGACTTGGCGCTGATGTTACAATAATGGATTTGAGTCTCCCAAGATTGCGTTATCTCTCGGAAATCATGCCGGCTAATGTCAATACATTTATGTCCAGCCAGCATAATATCAAGGAATTATTGCCCACGCATGACCTAGTTATAGGAGCAGTGCTTGTTCATGGTGCCAAAGCACCAAAACTGATCACAAGAGATATGCTCAAATTAATGAATCCGGGCAGTGTCTTGGTGGATGTTGCCATTGATCAGGGCGGATGTTTTGAAACATCAAAACCCACCACACATCAGGATCCGGTTTATATGGTGGATGATATTGTACATTACTGTGTAGCTAATATGCCCGGAGCCGTACCTTATACTTCTACTCTTGCCTTGACCAACGCAACGCTTCCTTACGCTTTGCAATTGGCCAATAAGGGATGGAAAAAAGCGTGTCAGGACAATAGGGAGCTGGCACTCGGATTAAATGTAATCAACGGTGATATCGTTTATGAAAGCGTGGCGGATGCCTTTGGAATGCCGTTTACGCCGGTTGAAAAATACATTGATTAG
- a CDS encoding amidohydrolase, with translation MHRLILTLLLGFMLSCQSKEKADLIITNAKIYTVNSNFDVFNAMAIADGKILKVADEKEILSEYKSENLKDFNGKTIYPGFYDAHAHFFGYANVLQKANLKGSGSFDEIILRVITHRTKYPNSKWILGRGWDQNLWEIKEFPNKAILDSIFPNTPVLLTRVDGHAALVNQKALDLAGFDENTVIEGGKLIKDENGLTGILLDNAETELNNLVPLEKRDVRVLSYLEAQRNCLKVGLTSLVDCGIKMEWFEISDSLYQSGDFKIKLNLLLNPEEENFAFAKENGVFKSDRLQVQGFKVYSDGALGSRGACLLEAYSDDPENSGFLLSSPENLKAFAKDIYDLGYQMNTHAIGDSANRLMLDIYNEILGNDTARRWRIEHAQVLNPEDFQKFNKNKIIPSVQASHCTSDMYWADERLGEDRINYAYAYKTLLDNAGILALGSDFPVEDINPIYGFHAAVARVDSENKPEGGFQMKDAISRENALRGMTIWAAYSVFEDERKGSLESGKDADFVVLDRDIMEVEEIQLRYTKVLSTYISGEEEYRLEE, from the coding sequence ATGCATCGATTAATCCTCACACTTTTATTGGGTTTTATGCTTTCATGCCAGAGCAAAGAGAAAGCAGACCTGATCATTACCAATGCAAAAATATACACTGTCAATAGCAATTTTGATGTTTTTAACGCCATGGCTATCGCTGATGGCAAAATATTGAAGGTCGCCGATGAAAAGGAAATTCTTTCTGAATACAAATCCGAAAATTTAAAAGACTTTAATGGAAAGACAATTTATCCCGGTTTTTACGATGCTCATGCACATTTTTTTGGATATGCAAATGTCTTACAGAAGGCCAACCTCAAAGGATCCGGGAGCTTTGATGAGATAATTCTTCGTGTTATCACTCACCGAACAAAATATCCCAATTCCAAATGGATCCTTGGAAGAGGTTGGGATCAAAACTTATGGGAGATAAAAGAATTTCCCAACAAAGCAATACTGGATTCTATTTTTCCAAATACCCCCGTTTTATTGACACGCGTGGATGGACATGCTGCGCTTGTAAACCAAAAAGCACTTGATTTGGCGGGATTTGACGAAAATACAGTCATTGAAGGTGGAAAGCTAATCAAAGATGAAAATGGTTTAACGGGTATTTTACTCGATAATGCCGAAACAGAATTAAATAATCTTGTGCCTCTAGAAAAAAGAGATGTTCGCGTATTGAGCTATCTGGAAGCTCAAAGAAATTGTTTGAAAGTGGGATTAACGAGTCTTGTGGATTGTGGTATAAAGATGGAATGGTTTGAAATAAGTGACTCTCTGTATCAAAGTGGTGATTTTAAAATCAAATTAAATTTATTGCTCAACCCTGAAGAAGAAAACTTTGCATTTGCCAAAGAAAATGGTGTTTTCAAAAGCGACAGACTTCAGGTTCAGGGTTTTAAAGTCTATTCCGATGGTGCCCTGGGTTCAAGGGGAGCCTGTCTTTTAGAAGCCTACAGTGACGATCCCGAAAATTCGGGTTTTCTGTTGAGTAGCCCTGAAAATCTAAAGGCCTTTGCAAAAGATATATACGATCTGGGGTATCAAATGAATACACATGCCATTGGCGACTCGGCCAATCGCTTGATGCTGGATATCTACAATGAAATATTGGGAAATGATACAGCGAGACGCTGGAGAATTGAACATGCGCAGGTGCTCAATCCTGAGGATTTTCAAAAATTTAATAAGAATAAAATTATACCCTCTGTTCAGGCCAGCCATTGCACATCCGATATGTACTGGGCAGATGAGCGTTTGGGAGAAGACAGGATCAATTATGCTTATGCCTATAAAACACTTTTGGATAATGCCGGTATTCTGGCATTGGGTAGCGATTTCCCAGTAGAGGATATCAACCCGATTTACGGTTTTCACGCTGCTGTTGCAAGGGTGGATTCCGAAAACAAACCTGAAGGCGGTTTTCAAATGAAAGATGCCATTTCCAGAGAAAATGCACTGAGAGGAATGACAATCTGGGCGGCTTATTCTGTTTTTGAAGATGAAAGAAAAGGAAGTCTGGAATCGGGAAAAGATGCTGATTTTGTGGTTTTGGACAGGGATATCATGGAGGTTGAAGAAATCCAATTGAGGTATACAAAAGTTCTCAGTACCTATATTTCAGGGGAAGAGGAGTATCGTTTGGAGGAGTAA